GGCCGTGTCCACCGCGCGGCGCGGGTTGGGGCGCGCGTACGGCATCGACCACATCTCCGGCTGGCCGGAGAGCTGACGGCTCAGGGTGGTGGCGTCGTGGAGCATCGACTGGTTCACGAGCCATTCCACGTACGCCTTGTTCGAGGCGACCGGGTCGAAGGGCGGATGCAGATCCCCCGCGAACGAGTGCCGGCGCCGCGCCCGGGGACGCAGCGACCGCGGCCGGGCCGGATAGAACTGCTCGTCGTAGCTGATCTCGGTCTCCACCGCCTCGGCGAGTTCCTCGGGGAGCTCGACCCCGGGAGCCGGAACCGGGATGGAATCGGTGTGCGGTTCGGGTTCGTTCCTGGTGGTGTGCTCGGTCATGTCACTCCATATCAGCGGGTCAACGAACGCAGCTTCCTCAACGCTACCGACACCGTGGCGATGCCGGGCTCATCCACGGCCGCGATCGCCTCGAGAGATTCGAGCGCGCGCGTGCTCGTCACGCCGCCGGCCTCGAGCCAGTCGGCGATCGCGGCGGTCACGGCGTCGGCGTCGGCCTCGGCATCGGCCGGGATCGCGCCGCCCGCGAGCACCGAGACCGTGAGCGCGATCATCACCCCGTACAGGTCGTCCCGCAGCGCCGAGCGGGCCAGCGCCGTCCACCGGTCCCCGAGCGGGAGCGAGGACGCCTTGCCGAGCAGGTCGGCGAACCCGACCCGATCCGCGAGCGCGTAGTAGACGCGGGCCACCGTCGCCGCCGGCCGGCCGTGGGCCCGCGCGGCCTCGGCGATGTCGAGCAGCGGAACGGAGGCGAGCAGCCCCGCACCCCATTCGGCGAGCTCCGCGTCCGCGCCCGCCGCCCGGTACGCGGCGACCGCGTCGGTGTACTCGGCCAGCTCCCGGCCCCGCAGGAAGTCGGCGATGCGTGGGCGCAGCTCGGTGAGCACCGGGCCGAACGCCTCGACCTCCGCCCCGATCCGCACCCGGTCCCGGTGGTGCAGGAACCAGCGCGAGGCCCGGTCGAGGACCCGCCGGAAGTCGAGGTAGAGCCGGGTCTGCACGTCGGTGGCCACGACCGTGTCCGTGGCCTCGACCGCGGCCGTGAACTCCGTCAGCGAGAAGATCTCCCGGGCGGCGACGAACGCGCGCGCGATCTCGCCCGGTCCGGCGCCGGTCTCGTCCGCGGCCCGGTACGGGAAGGAGACCCCGCCGCGGTTGATCATCGAATTGGCCACCGCGTTGACGATGATCCGCGAGCGGAGCGGATGGTCCGCGAGGTGACCGGCGAACCGCTCCCGCACCGCCGAGGGGAAATACGACGACAGGGCGGCGGCGAACCACGGATCCGCCGCCATGTCGGTCGCCGCCAGATCCTCCTTGAGGGCGAGCTTGACGTAGGCCATGAGCACCGCGAACTCCGGGCGCTCGAGGCCCCGGCCGTGGTCGATCCGGGTGGCGATCTCGGCGTCCTCCGGCAGGAACTCGAGGGATCGGTCCAGGTCGCCACGGGCCTCGAGGGACTGGATGAGCCGCTGATGCAGCGGCAGCATCCGGGCGGCGTTCACCCGCGAGTTGCCGAGCAGCACGTTCTGCTCGTAGTTGTCGCGGAGCACCTGGGCGGCGACCTCGTCGGTCATCGCGGCGAGCAGGTCGTTGCGCTCGGTCAGGGTCATCGCCCCCGAGCGCACGAGTTCGGTGAAGCCGATCTTGAGGTTCACCTCCTTGTCCGAGGTGCCCACGCCGGCGGAGTTGTCGATCGCGTCGGTGTTGATCCGCACCCCCGCCTGGGCCGCCTCGATCCGGCCGCGCTGGCTCACCCCCAGGTTCCCGCCCTCGACCACGACACGGGCGCGCAGGTCGGCGCCGTCGACCCGCACCGCGTCGCCGAGCCGGTCGCCGATCTGGGCATGGGTCTCCGACCGGGCCTTGACATAGGTGCCGATCCCGCCGTTGTAGAGCAGGTCGACCGGCGCGAGCAGGCAGGCCCGGATGAGTTCGGACGGCGTCAGCTCGCCCACGTCGTCCGCGATGCCGAGCGCCGTGCGCACCTCGGGCGTGATCGGCACGGACTTGGCGGTGCGGGGGTGGATCCCGCCGCCCGCCGAGAGCAGGGAGCGGTCGTAGTCGTCCCAGGAGGAGCGGGGCAGGTGGAAGAGCCGCTCCCGTTCGGCGAACCCGGTCGCCGGATCGGGGTCGGGGTCGAGGAACACGTGCCGGTGGTCGAAGGCCGCGACGAGCCGGAGATGGCGCGAGCGCAGCATGCCGTTGCCGAACACGTCCCCGCTCATGTCGCCGATCCCCACCACGGTGACGTCCTCGGACTGGATGTCCACGTCGAGCTCGCGGAAATGGCGCTTCGCCGACTCCCAGGCGCCCCGGGAGGTGATCCCCATGCCCTTGTGGTCGTAGCCGGCCGAGCCGCCGGAGGCGAAGGCGTCGTCGAGCCAGTAGTCGTAGGAGCGGGAGATCTCGTTCGCGAGATCGGAGAAGGAGGCGGTGCCCTTGTCCGCCGCCACCACGAGGTAGGGGTCGTCGCCGTCGTGGCGCACCACCCGATCCGGCGGCTCGACCCGGTCCCCGACCCGGTTGTCGGTCAGGTCGAGCAGGCCGCGGATGAACGAGGCGTACGCGCTGCGCCCCTCGGCCAGCCACGCGGCCCGGTCGCTCGCGGGCGGCAGCTGCTTGGCCACGAAGCCGCCCTTCGACCCCGTCGGGACGATGACCGCGTTCTTGACCATCTGCGCCTTGACCAGCCCGAGCACCTCGGTGCGGAAGTCCTCGCGCCGGTCGCTCCAGCGGAGCCCGCCCCGGGCCACCTCCCCGAAGCGCAGGTGCACGCCCTCGAGCTGCGGGGAGTACACCCAGATCTCGGCCATCGGATGCGGCTTCGGCAGCCCCGGCACCCGGGTGCAGTCGATCTTCGCCGACAGCCACGGCCGGCGCTGCCCGGAGGCGTCCACCCGATAGAAGTTCGTGCGCCAGGTCGCCTGCACGATGGCGACCAGCGACCGCAGGATCCGGTCGTGGTCGAGGCTGGCGACGTCGTCCAGGCGCTCGTGCAGGTCGGCCGCGAGCTCGTCCTCACGCTGCCTCCTCGACTCGCGGTCGCCCTCGAGGTCGGGGTCGAAGCGGGTGTGGAAGAGGGCCACGATGCCGGCCGCGAGGGCGGCGTTGGCGAGCAGGGCGACCTCGATGTACTCCATCGAGAACGCCGTGCCGCCCTGGCGCAGGTAGCGGCCGAGGGCCCGCAGGATCACGATGTCGCGCCAGCCGAGGCCCGCGGTGAGCACGAGCGAGTTGAGGGTGTCGTTCTCGCACGTGCCGGTCCACGTCGCGCGGAAGGCCTCCTCGAAGGCCGTGGCCTCCTCCTGCCCGCCCCAGCGGGCCGGCCGCTGCGGGTCGGCGCCGGCGGGGAGGGTGAGACCGAAGTCGGAGATGTGCCGGGTGGTGCCGTCGGCGAGCGTGAGCCGATAGGGGCGCTCGTCCACGACGTCGACCCCGAGCGCGGTGAGCACGGGCATCACCTGGGTCAGGGGGTACTCGCGGAACGTGACCATCTTGAACCGGCGCATCCCACCCGGGTGCGCTGCGCCGTCCTCGAGCTCGCCGGCGGCGGAGCCCGGATCGCCCTCGGCGGGGGCGTACAGGTGCAGGCGCACGTCCGAGTCGCGTTCGAGGGAGGCGAGCCGGGTGATGTCGGCGGCGGCTTCGGCCACGTCCGTGAACTCGGTGTAGGCGGTGGGGAACGCGCGCCCGTACCGGCTGAGGACGGCGGCGGCCTCGTCGTCGTCGAGCGTGTGCTGCAGGTGATCGACGAGCCGGTCCTGCCACGTGCGGATCGCGGCGGCGAGGCGATCGTTCAGGGCGCCCTCGTCGACGTCGGGCACCGGCGTGCCCTTCGGGAGCCGGACCACGAAGTGGAGCTGGGCGAGCGGGGCGTCGCTCACCTTCGTCGTGTGATCGATCGCGTCCGAACCGAACGTCTGCCGCAGCAGCGCCTCGATCGCGAGGCGCACCGTGGTCGTGTACCGGTCGCGCGGAAGGTACACGAGCGCGGAGACGAAGCGGCCGAACTCGTCGGGGCGCAGGAACACCCGCGGGCGGCGCCGCTCCGTCAGCAGCACCACCTCGCCCGCGACGGCCGCCAGGTGCTCGAGGGAGTCCTGGAACAGCTCGTCGCGCGGGTAGTTCTCGAGGACCTGGTGCAGGTCCTTGCCCGAATGGGAGGTGGGCGAGAGGTGGGAGCGGGCGAGGATCTCGGCGACCTTCGCCCCGACGATCGGGAGCTCGGTGACCGAGGAGGCGTACGCCGTCGAGGTGAACAGGCCGAGGAAGCGGCGCTCGCCGGTCACGTTCCCCGCGGCGTCGAACGTGCGCACCCCGATGTAGTCGAGGTAGGCGTCGCGGTGCACCGTCGCCCGCGAATTGGCCTTGGTGATCGTCAGGAGCCGGGCCGCGCGGGCGCTCGCGCGGGCCTCGGGGCGCAGGTGCACGACCGCCGCCGACTCCGCGTGCAGGATCCCCAGGCCGGAGCCGGCCACCGGCACGAGCACGTCCTCGCCGTCGCGCTCGGTCAGCTCGTACTCGCGGTAGCCGAGGAAGGTGAAGTGATCGTTCGCGAGCCACGCGAGGAAGTCGATCGTGGGCTCGACCGTCTCCGGCGGAACCGTGGTCGGGGCGCCGGCGCGCAGGCCGGTGACGATGTCACGGCAGGCCGCGCGCATCGCCTGCCAGTCGGTCACGGCGGCGTGGACGTCGCCGAGCACCGCGCGCATGCGCGCGCCGACCTCCTCGTGATGGGCAGCGGTCGTGAGGCGTGAGACCTCGAGATGCATCCAGGACTCCGACCGGGTGTGCTCGGTGGGGCCCGGGTGCACCCGGACCAGCTCCCCGCCCGCGTCCCGCTCGACGTCGAGGATCGGGTGCACGAGCAGGTGCAGCGAGCAGCCCAGCGCGACGACGGCCGCCGTGATCGAGTCGACGAGGAACGGGGCGTCGTCGATGCAGATGTCGACGATCGTGCGCCGCGAGGTCCAGCCGTGCTCGCTCACGGTCGGGGTGAACACGTGCACGAGGGCCTCGCCCGGCCGGCGGAGGGCGGCCAGTTCGCGCAGGGATCCCGCGGCGCCGACGAGCCCGGCGGGGGAGCGGTCGAGGAGGTCCTCGGTCGCGACGTGGGCCACGACCTGCTCCAGCAGGGGGTGCAGCCCCGGATCGAGACGCTCGGTCTCCGCGAGGAGGGCGCGTCGGCGCGCGGCGAGATCGGTACTCATGCCTCCAGGGTTACCCATCGGGAGCCGTGCTGTCAGCTTGGTCCGCGGGTCGGGCGGGTTT
The window above is part of the Pseudactinotalea sp. HY158 genome. Proteins encoded here:
- a CDS encoding NAD-glutamate dehydrogenase, whose amino-acid sequence is MSTDLAARRRALLAETERLDPGLHPLLEQVVAHVATEDLLDRSPAGLVGAAGSLRELAALRRPGEALVHVFTPTVSEHGWTSRRTIVDICIDDAPFLVDSITAAVVALGCSLHLLVHPILDVERDAGGELVRVHPGPTEHTRSESWMHLEVSRLTTAAHHEEVGARMRAVLGDVHAAVTDWQAMRAACRDIVTGLRAGAPTTVPPETVEPTIDFLAWLANDHFTFLGYREYELTERDGEDVLVPVAGSGLGILHAESAAVVHLRPEARASARAARLLTITKANSRATVHRDAYLDYIGVRTFDAAGNVTGERRFLGLFTSTAYASSVTELPIVGAKVAEILARSHLSPTSHSGKDLHQVLENYPRDELFQDSLEHLAAVAGEVVLLTERRRPRVFLRPDEFGRFVSALVYLPRDRYTTTVRLAIEALLRQTFGSDAIDHTTKVSDAPLAQLHFVVRLPKGTPVPDVDEGALNDRLAAAIRTWQDRLVDHLQHTLDDDEAAAVLSRYGRAFPTAYTEFTDVAEAAADITRLASLERDSDVRLHLYAPAEGDPGSAAGELEDGAAHPGGMRRFKMVTFREYPLTQVMPVLTALGVDVVDERPYRLTLADGTTRHISDFGLTLPAGADPQRPARWGGQEEATAFEEAFRATWTGTCENDTLNSLVLTAGLGWRDIVILRALGRYLRQGGTAFSMEYIEVALLANAALAAGIVALFHTRFDPDLEGDRESRRQREDELAADLHERLDDVASLDHDRILRSLVAIVQATWRTNFYRVDASGQRRPWLSAKIDCTRVPGLPKPHPMAEIWVYSPQLEGVHLRFGEVARGGLRWSDRREDFRTEVLGLVKAQMVKNAVIVPTGSKGGFVAKQLPPASDRAAWLAEGRSAYASFIRGLLDLTDNRVGDRVEPPDRVVRHDGDDPYLVVAADKGTASFSDLANEISRSYDYWLDDAFASGGSAGYDHKGMGITSRGAWESAKRHFRELDVDIQSEDVTVVGIGDMSGDVFGNGMLRSRHLRLVAAFDHRHVFLDPDPDPATGFAERERLFHLPRSSWDDYDRSLLSAGGGIHPRTAKSVPITPEVRTALGIADDVGELTPSELIRACLLAPVDLLYNGGIGTYVKARSETHAQIGDRLGDAVRVDGADLRARVVVEGGNLGVSQRGRIEAAQAGVRINTDAIDNSAGVGTSDKEVNLKIGFTELVRSGAMTLTERNDLLAAMTDEVAAQVLRDNYEQNVLLGNSRVNAARMLPLHQRLIQSLEARGDLDRSLEFLPEDAEIATRIDHGRGLERPEFAVLMAYVKLALKEDLAATDMAADPWFAAALSSYFPSAVRERFAGHLADHPLRSRIIVNAVANSMINRGGVSFPYRAADETGAGPGEIARAFVAAREIFSLTEFTAAVEATDTVVATDVQTRLYLDFRRVLDRASRWFLHHRDRVRIGAEVEAFGPVLTELRPRIADFLRGRELAEYTDAVAAYRAAGADAELAEWGAGLLASVPLLDIAEAARAHGRPAATVARVYYALADRVGFADLLGKASSLPLGDRWTALARSALRDDLYGVMIALTVSVLAGGAIPADAEADADAVTAAIADWLEAGGVTSTRALESLEAIAAVDEPGIATVSVALRKLRSLTR